The Dyadobacter sandarakinus DNA window CCCGACAGGGGCCATCTTGCAAATGAATCATAAACGTCCGCAACCCCATCATTGTCGGTATCGGCGAGGCGGGTAACTTCACCACGCTGTGAAATAAGGAAGTCTTTTCCGCGGTACAGTAATCCCAGGGGCTCGTGCAGGCCCGACGCAAAACGGTGGAATGTAGGTTTTCCATCTCCTTTGAGGTACGGGTTGCCGATCATCCATACTTCGCCGTGGCGGGTGGACGCGGCGAGGCGGCCATCGGGAAGCACGGCCATGCCGCCTACTTCAAGCTTGACATCCTCGGGAATGGGGATCGTGATGATCCGGTAATAATCATCTTCTTTGCCGGGTTTGCTCTGTGCGAAGGCAGAGAGGCAGCCGAAGGAGATCAGGGTGGTTAAAAGAATATTTTTCATCAATGAAAATGAATGCCTATAAATGGGAATGAGTTGGGCTTTTTACCAGAACATGCTGTAAGTGGTGGTGCCTGATACGGGCAGCAGGAGTTCCTTGTTGACATTGTCGGAGCCGGCTGGTCGTACGAGCGTTTTAACTTTTTTATCAACCTGAACAAAGTAGCGGTTATCAATCTGGAAAAGTCCTTTTTCAACTTCAACGATATCTTTACCACTACCCAGCAGCGCATACAAGGCACCCTGCGGCGCACCTTCTACCTGGAAAGTACGGGTAAGTCCCGACGCGCCGGGTACCAGCAGGTCACTAACCGTCGCATTGCTGATCGCATAGCGGAATGCCGGATATCCTCCCGCCTGAATGTGGTATCCCAGGAAGTTGATATTGGAAGAGTCGGGCCAGGCTGCATTACTATTGTCGAGCATGGCCAGACTGCTGCGGCCGGATACATGTACATTGAGGCCAGCCGGGAAAAGGAGCTGAGGCTCTCCGCGCTCGTACCACATTTCGGTTACGTTGGCAAAGTCGCCGCGCCAGGCTTGCAGCAAGGCACCGCGGTTCAGGTCGATGGTATAGTTCCAGCCATCGGCACTGCCCACGGAAATGCAGTGGGTGCGCTTGTACTTTTCACCTTCCAGCTGGATAAACGACCGGATCATCTCGGGCCGGGTTTCCGGTATTACGCTCATATAAGGCTTGGGCTCTGGCTCAGGCAGGGAGGAGAGGGTGTGCAGGTCGTAGGGGCGCACACCGGATTTCTCCACACGCAGGCCGAGTGCAGGCTGTCTCCATGGGAAGCGGGAGTAATATATTTTGAAGGTGTGCTTGCCTTGGGTAAGATTGGCGGAACCCGCGTGTGATTCCTGGGAGGTACTTTCGCCACCTGACATCACACTTTTCCCATCCACGTCGAGCGTGAATACGGGTCCCGAGTAAATGCTTGTAAACCGGTACTCTCCGGGCTCGGTTACCTCCATCTCACCTTCGTAAACCAGGTGGAACTCACGCATTCCATTGGTAACTTCCTGTGTCAGCACTGCCGATTTTCCTTCATGATCCAGCTTCTCATAGGTCTTGCTGTCCCATTTGTCGGAATATACCTTGTAGGTCAGATTGCTGATTGAAAGAGGCTTGCGGCTTTCCAGCAACTGGTAGCCCACGTTGCGGAATGCGATCGTACCTTTTGTAACCTCAAAAGAAAGCGGCTGGCTTTCCTTGGTTGCCGCGGCGTTGGGCAGGTATACGGTTTCAAGCACCACCACATCATTCAGCGTCAGGGCATTCAGCCGGGCTGAGCCGGGCAGGGAAGGTACGGACGCATCATAGGCAAGTTCAAGCGTTTGCCACAAGCCCGGTGCCTTGGACGCATTTTGTGAGGGAAACTGACCAATGTACCCCGAAGTGTTTGCTCCAACCTGTTTCTGGTTACGGCTGTCGGCGATCAGTACTTTCTGACCTCCCGGCAGTACAATGTGACCTTCGGCTCCGGGCGAGAGCATAAATTCCAGGGACAGCCTGAGATCGGCAGCTTTCATTTTGGTCTTCAGGGCAGTGCCCGCCGTACCAATCAGTACGCCTTCTCCAGACTGGGTGCGGGCCTTGGCAGCAGCTGATGGACTGATGGCAATATTTCCCTGAACAGACCAGTTTGCGCCGCTGCTTTCAAAAGCACTGAGGTCTTTCAGAGGAAGGGGGGAATAATTTCCTTTTACAGCCTGCCCGAAAACAGCTACGGGCCACGTCAGCAAAAGAATGGATACTTTCTGAAACAATTGACGCATTGGATATATTAAGTGTAGAGTTTACATTTAAAAGGCGAATGTCGCACTTTTTTCTACTAATATACCCGGAAATATTAGGAATTTTTTTGATCAGAAAAGCCAGCCCTAAGAGGACTGGCTTCGTAAAACAGGCTTAAAACTTGTTCTAAGGATTTCTGGAACAATTACAGCTTTTGCCGCAGGATGCATAATAGCCGGACGAGCATGTAATGCTGCAGCATGCATTGCTACATTGTACGGAACCGGTACCACCCGATGTAGCACAATCATCTTTCAGATCGCTGCTTCCATCACCTGCAAGCCGGCTGGCTTTATGATCGCCGTAGACTGCGATCCCGATGGCATTAAACCCATTTCCTTCCAGGTAAGCCGCAGGAATGGCTTTCCTCACCGGCGCAAGGTCCTGGTTGTTGACGATAAAATGCACTTTGCGGTGTGCGACGGGATCATTCACGATGAGGACACTTTTAAGAAATACGATCTCGTACTTGCCCGATTCCAGCCCCACCTTTTCCAATGCGTCATTTTCCAGAAAAATATCAGCTGCATAGGGCCGGAGCAGCTGATCATGGAATGCAAGGTGCAGCGCTTTGTTTCCTGCTACGGTGATGGTACTGATGTCGACGTCATTGTGCCTGACGTGAAAACCATTGGTGACCCCGACAATGTTCTCCACATCCTGCAAATACGTGGGTACCTCCATCTTGCGGGCATTCTGATCGCATGCGAAGAGCATGGCCATGAGTGCTACGCATAGCATGTACGCGGTGTACGATTGTTTTTTCATTGGTTCAGAAAATTAGTTCTGGACAAAGCTAAACTTCTTCGGAACGCTTGTAAATACCCCCATCAGAGGCATTTTTTTGCTCTTCCGTGAACCGGATCGCGAACTCAATCAGCGAAGTAGGGTCGGGCAGCGAGCGCCTGACTTTCGCGCGGATGTTCTTTTTGTGGGTTTTTACGGTGTGTACCGAAACGAAAAGTCGGTTGGCGATGGCAGCGGTGGACATCCCCAATGCAACCAGGCCGATGATCTCGGATTCTCTTTTTGTAAACATGTTCCTGCCGGATTTAAATGAAACAATTCGGCACAGGACAGATGAGCGAGGTAGAACGTGAGCACTTGGTCGGCAAGATAGCAGAATTTTTTAACTGCACAGAACAGTACTAACACAAAAGAGCCGCCCGTAACCAGGCAGCTCTTTTGCAAACATTAAGAACGCATACTTACTGCACGTCCCACCAGACTCTTGTATTGTAGTTGTCGGCGCCCTGCCGTGCTACCGCTTCGGACAGGCTTCCGGGGTTCAGCGTTTGTTCACTCCTGGGATATGCGAAACGCACGGGAACCCTGCCGCCATTCACATTGTCGACGCCTGCATTGATCGTCGGGATACCCGTCCTCCGCCAGTCAAACCAAGCTTCCAGTCCGGTGAAAAACAGTGCAATCCATTTCTGCGTGCCAATGAGCGTCAATGCACTGGCATCCGTATACGCTACGCCCGGGCTCGAGAGGTAGTTGGCAGGCATGGCTACGTCGGTATAGTCAAATGCCGCGGCTATGCCTTGCTCGTAGTATGTTTTGGCAGTGGTAGTACTAGTAATGAGGCCCTTCCTGGCTGCTTCTGCAAGAATAAACTGCAACTCCGGATACCCCATGATATACCCTTTTGCCACATCCAGACCGCGGTCCGTGATGGACCCTTTGAAGAACAATGAGCCGGCGCGCGATACGTTGTTCGGGCCGCCATTGTAATCCAGTGCTGCCACCTCGTTGAGCCCGTTGGGAACACCTACATACTTGGGAGCTCCTGCGGTAGCGGAAGCATCCGTAGGTTGTGCAAAAACAGTAATGCGGGGATCAGCCAGGGCGGTAAGCTTGTCGCCCAGGTTTTTGCTCAGGCGAAACTCGTCAAATGAACCCTGGCGGGCTGTATACAGCGGAAACTGGTTAGGTGCAGAAGTCAGGTAGCGCAATGTTCCGTTATCTGCATTACTCGTCATCACCGGATTACCGGTGGCATCCGCGAGGATCGCCTGCATGTCAGCTTTCACATCTTTACGTCCCGAGATGCGCAGCAGGTAGCGGAGGCGAAGACTGTTGGCGAGCTTTCTCCACTTGGCTACGTCACCATTGTAAATCAGGTCGCCCACGACGGTTTCACCGGCTCCCAGGATTTCATTTGCCGTTTTCAGATCATTGAGTATACCTGCATATACAACTTCCTGGGCGTCGTATTTAGGTTGCAGGATACCCGACACGCCGCTGGTTGCTTCGGTGTAGGGGATGTCGCCGTAAGCATCTGTGAGCAGGGAAAACATCCAGGCGCGCATAATCAGCGCAATGCCGCGGTAGTTGTTGGAGTTGTTCTTTTCGCTGAGCTGGATCAGGAGACGCACGTCACGCAAGTTGTTGTACATGTTGTTCCAGAGCCCGTCACGATCTCCCCAGGTGTAGCGGTCTTCGGAAACGAACTGGATCTTGGCTGTGTGCTGGACTACAATGTTGCCGATGGACCAGCTCTGGTCGACCATCTGGTTTACAGAAGTACGGATGATACCCGGCAGCAGCAGGTCGGGCGTGACGTCCGTGATGGCATTAGGGTCTGTATTTTTTTCTACAAAATCGTCGGTACAGGCAGGCAGCATGGTCAGGCCGGCTACGATGATCGCGAAAAACTGTGTTATCTTTTTCATAGTTGACTCTTGACTGGTTTAGAAATTGAAACCGAGGTTGACGCCCCAGCTGCGCGTGGTAGGCATACCTACCGACTCAATGCCGGGAATGATTGTGCCGCCGCTCAGGGATGACGTTTCCGGGTCGATATGCGGCACTTTGCTCCAAACAGCCAGGTTGCGGCCTACCACGGAGAGGGTCAGACCTTTGATTTTGGCTTTGTTCAGCAATCTGGAAGGGAATGTGTAGCCGAACCGTACCTCACGCAGCTTGGCATAGGATGCATTGAAAATACCGCCTTCGGGAATGTCGCGGTTGCCTGTACGTGACTGGTGGTACTCCCGGGCAGTCAGCTTCACATCATTGACGCGATAAGTACCATCTGCATTTTGGATCACACCCTGACCCACAACGCCATTGCCCGGCTGGTTGATATCGTAGCCATCAGCCCGTCCTTCGAGGGTTTCTTCAAGCTGGCCGGCTTCGAGGCCCACTACAAATGTTTCCGAGAATATCTGCCCGCCATGCCGGATGTCCAGTAAGCCACTCAGATTGAAGTTCTTGTATGTAAATGTATTACGGATACCGGCCATCCAGTCGGGATTGTAGTTACCAACCTTAATGAGGTTGCTCGTACTCAGGAAGCGCCCCGACTCACTCAAAACTTTCTGTCCGTAGTAGGGGCTGTCTTTGTCTTCCACTCTTTTGAACCCGATCGCGTACATATCGCCCATGCGCTGTCCAACCTGGGCGCGGATGGAAACGCCGTGGCGCTCGGCCATCTGATAATCATTGACTTCCCCGTCAAATTCGATCACCTTACTGCGGTTGGCAGACCAGTTTACATAGATGTCCCAACGGAAATTCTGTGTCTGCACCGGTGTCCCGCTCAGCATTACCTCAAACCCGTAGTTACGGATCTCCCCGGCATTCACGATCCGGTTGCTGTACCCGGAAGTAACTGATACCGGAACCGACGGAAGGATCTGGTTACGCGTGTTGATGTTGTAAAAAGTGAAGTCCAGGCCTGCGCGGCTTTTCAGGAAACGAAGTTCCGTACCCACCTCAAAAGAAGTACTGATCTCGGGTTTGAGATTATAATTCACGAGCGATGGCGTAGACGTATAGATCGGATAGTCGCCCCAGGGATTATCTCGTCCGTAGCCGGCTGTAAAGCGGTAGGGATCGGTATCGTTACCTACCTGCGCAAGGCTGGTGCGTAATTTGGCATACGAAAACCAGGAAGGCAGCGTCACCACATCACTGACGACCGCACTGAGCGAAGCCGAGGGATAAAAGTAAGAATTGATCGTCTGCCCCAGCGAATCAGCCATGGCGGGGAGTGTCAGTGCGGTAGACCAGTCATTGCGGGCTGTCACGTCAAGGAAAAGCCAGTTTTTGTAGCCGAGCTGCACTGATCCGTACACGCTGTTGATCACCTTGTTGATGTCGTCAATGGAGCTTACAAGTGCCACCCGGGTATTGTTGAAGCTGTAAATGCCGGGTATAAGCAGCTGAGGAGCAGTAACTTCCAGATTA harbors:
- a CDS encoding SusD/RagB family nutrient-binding outer membrane lipoprotein, which produces MKKITQFFAIIVAGLTMLPACTDDFVEKNTDPNAITDVTPDLLLPGIIRTSVNQMVDQSWSIGNIVVQHTAKIQFVSEDRYTWGDRDGLWNNMYNNLRDVRLLIQLSEKNNSNNYRGIALIMRAWMFSLLTDAYGDIPYTEATSGVSGILQPKYDAQEVVYAGILNDLKTANEILGAGETVVGDLIYNGDVAKWRKLANSLRLRYLLRISGRKDVKADMQAILADATGNPVMTSNADNGTLRYLTSAPNQFPLYTARQGSFDEFRLSKNLGDKLTALADPRITVFAQPTDASATAGAPKYVGVPNGLNEVAALDYNGGPNNVSRAGSLFFKGSITDRGLDVAKGYIMGYPELQFILAEAARKGLITSTTTAKTYYEQGIAAAFDYTDVAMPANYLSSPGVAYTDASALTLIGTQKWIALFFTGLEAWFDWRRTGIPTINAGVDNVNGGRVPVRFAYPRSEQTLNPGSLSEAVARQGADNYNTRVWWDVQ
- a CDS encoding response regulator transcription factor, producing the protein MFTKRESEIIGLVALGMSTAAIANRLFVSVHTVKTHKKNIRAKVRRSLPDPTSLIEFAIRFTEEQKNASDGGIYKRSEEV
- a CDS encoding family 16 glycoside hydrolase, producing the protein MRQLFQKVSILLLTWPVAVFGQAVKGNYSPLPLKDLSAFESSGANWSVQGNIAISPSAAAKARTQSGEGVLIGTAGTALKTKMKAADLRLSLEFMLSPGAEGHIVLPGGQKVLIADSRNQKQVGANTSGYIGQFPSQNASKAPGLWQTLELAYDASVPSLPGSARLNALTLNDVVVLETVYLPNAAATKESQPLSFEVTKGTIAFRNVGYQLLESRKPLSISNLTYKVYSDKWDSKTYEKLDHEGKSAVLTQEVTNGMREFHLVYEGEMEVTEPGEYRFTSIYSGPVFTLDVDGKSVMSGGESTSQESHAGSANLTQGKHTFKIYYSRFPWRQPALGLRVEKSGVRPYDLHTLSSLPEPEPKPYMSVIPETRPEMIRSFIQLEGEKYKRTHCISVGSADGWNYTIDLNRGALLQAWRGDFANVTEMWYERGEPQLLFPAGLNVHVSGRSSLAMLDNSNAAWPDSSNINFLGYHIQAGGYPAFRYAISNATVSDLLVPGASGLTRTFQVEGAPQGALYALLGSGKDIVEVEKGLFQIDNRYFVQVDKKVKTLVRPAGSDNVNKELLLPVSGTTTYSMFW